A region of Streptomyces paludis DNA encodes the following proteins:
- a CDS encoding HD domain-containing protein gives MADDTTQGTASFISEMGVLKRVARTGWWFTGNKQPESVAEHSFRVGVIGSVLAMMEGADPARVALMCLFHDSQETRIGDIAHIGRKYIKAAPNGEVTADQVANAHPAVRTGVQSAVDEYEAGETPEAIVARDADKLECLVQAVEYREQGYSLTQNWIDTSLASLKTPSAKALADAALSMNSLQWQQNFLP, from the coding sequence ATGGCCGACGACACCACTCAGGGCACCGCGAGCTTCATCTCCGAGATGGGCGTGCTCAAGCGCGTCGCACGGACCGGCTGGTGGTTCACCGGCAACAAACAGCCGGAGTCCGTGGCGGAGCACTCCTTCCGGGTCGGGGTGATCGGCTCGGTCCTCGCCATGATGGAGGGCGCCGACCCGGCCCGGGTCGCGCTGATGTGCCTGTTCCACGACAGCCAGGAGACCCGGATCGGGGATATCGCGCATATCGGCCGAAAATACATCAAGGCCGCCCCGAACGGCGAGGTGACCGCCGACCAGGTCGCCAACGCCCACCCGGCCGTACGCACCGGGGTGCAGAGCGCCGTCGACGAGTACGAGGCCGGCGAAACCCCGGAGGCGATCGTCGCCCGCGACGCCGACAAGCTCGAATGCCTCGTGCAGGCGGTGGAGTACCGGGAGCAGGGCTACAGCCTCACCCAGAACTGGATCGACACCAGCCTCGCGTCGCTCAAGACCCCGTCCGCAAAGGCCCTCGCCGACGCCGCGCTGAGTATGAACTCGCTCCAGTGGCAGCAGAACTTCCTGCCCTGA
- a CDS encoding tetratricopeptide repeat protein: MGTVKALEANTALERLYRESGWTMRQLAQEVNRIGTERGTPLKYQQPSVSQWLKGHLPKESVRPLILEAFARRLRRPVTHAEAGFPAPPKESNAQPDTVEGLIDLGRNDVDPSRRSILGAGLFSVALTIPGWPDVVDRLEAIKVDPQRRIGQSEVQTVLAVTNRLSDLDDDFGGRFARPMAAAFLVNTVAPYLKASASHETRQSMMSAASFLCYLTGWMAVDEGAHGRAQEYYVKSLELAGASGDHLTYCHVLRGMSVQAANLGHGAPAVRLANAAAEASPESTPRMRAFLAGQQAHSYALAGEKTNAWSSLREAERAVNQAESQIGTFGGFSSATLAYSTAEVRYALGDTKGSVESLHDHFRLRDSTDMQRTKLIFSSLLAERQLQIGHLEAACATWESVLDKYPSIHSGRIDGQVAKIPSLLSRHRSNSIARQTFERSRELCSK, from the coding sequence ATGGGAACAGTGAAGGCACTGGAGGCGAACACGGCACTTGAGCGGCTGTACCGCGAGAGCGGGTGGACGATGCGCCAACTCGCCCAAGAGGTCAACCGCATCGGAACCGAACGCGGAACACCGCTCAAGTACCAGCAGCCATCCGTCAGTCAGTGGCTGAAGGGGCACTTGCCCAAGGAATCTGTCCGTCCGCTGATCCTGGAAGCGTTTGCCCGACGTCTGCGACGACCCGTCACTCACGCCGAGGCAGGGTTTCCCGCGCCCCCCAAGGAATCAAATGCCCAGCCGGATACGGTGGAAGGGCTGATCGACTTGGGGAGGAATGACGTTGACCCGTCTCGCCGATCCATTCTCGGCGCGGGGCTCTTCTCGGTAGCTCTAACCATTCCGGGGTGGCCCGATGTCGTCGACAGATTGGAAGCCATAAAAGTTGATCCACAGCGGCGCATCGGCCAGTCCGAAGTGCAAACAGTTCTGGCGGTTACCAACCGCCTTTCAGATCTTGATGACGATTTCGGTGGACGCTTTGCACGTCCGATGGCTGCCGCTTTCTTGGTCAACACGGTTGCCCCCTACTTGAAGGCGAGTGCGTCACATGAAACGCGGCAATCGATGATGTCTGCCGCTTCCTTTCTCTGCTACCTCACAGGATGGATGGCGGTAGACGAAGGGGCTCATGGACGAGCGCAGGAATATTACGTGAAAAGCCTAGAACTTGCAGGAGCGAGCGGTGACCACTTGACCTATTGCCATGTCTTGCGCGGCATGTCGGTGCAAGCGGCAAATCTAGGGCATGGCGCACCTGCCGTACGGCTCGCAAATGCCGCCGCCGAAGCATCGCCCGAATCCACCCCGCGCATGCGCGCATTCCTCGCCGGGCAACAAGCACATTCTTATGCGCTAGCAGGTGAGAAGACAAATGCATGGAGCAGCCTGCGCGAAGCGGAGCGCGCAGTAAACCAGGCGGAAAGCCAGATCGGAACATTCGGAGGTTTCAGCTCGGCAACTTTGGCCTATTCAACTGCGGAGGTTCGATACGCATTGGGTGACACGAAAGGAAGTGTCGAGTCTCTTCATGACCACTTCCGGCTTCGGGATTCTACAGATATGCAAAGAACCAAGCTGATCTTTAGTTCCCTACTGGCGGAAAGGCAACTTCAAATCGGACACCTAGAGGCCGCATGCGCCACTTGGGAATCCGTCCTTGATAAATATCCGTCAATCCACTCAGGCAGGATTGACGGGCAGGTGGCAAAAATCCCATCTCTGCTTTCGCGCCATAGGTCGAATTCGATTGCGAGGCAAACATTCGAGCGCTCTCGCGAACTATGCTCAAAATAA
- a CDS encoding major capsid protein, giving the protein MALTLAESAKLTEDMLKLGVIEMFVQESPILDRLPLINVQGSAYKYNEESKLPGVAFRAVNEAYPESVGAVNQRIETLAILGGDADVDKFIVQTRSNLNEQRAIHTHMKIKAASIHFSDQFFNGDVMVNPKGFDGLRKRLIGSQVADAEGLSPVADGFAFFDALDSLVGRVNGLSGSNGAIYTNSEIIAKVKSGFRRLGGSELLVSEIGGKRAPTWNGVPLLDAGQNLDGTDVIPLTIGEDGKETSDMYAVRFGASEADTGVTGLTNGGIQATDLGEAHEKPVFRTRIDFYCGLAMFGGKAAARLRGVANG; this is encoded by the coding sequence GTGGCTCTGACACTTGCTGAATCTGCCAAGCTCACTGAGGACATGCTCAAGCTCGGCGTAATCGAGATGTTTGTTCAAGAATCGCCGATCCTCGACCGCCTGCCGCTTATCAACGTCCAAGGGAGTGCGTACAAGTACAACGAGGAATCCAAGCTTCCCGGTGTCGCTTTCCGCGCTGTGAACGAGGCGTATCCGGAGAGTGTTGGTGCAGTCAACCAGCGGATCGAAACGCTTGCCATCCTTGGCGGTGACGCGGACGTCGACAAGTTCATCGTTCAGACGCGAAGCAATCTTAATGAGCAACGCGCCATTCACACACATATGAAGATCAAGGCTGCATCAATCCACTTTTCCGATCAGTTCTTCAACGGTGACGTCATGGTCAACCCGAAGGGTTTTGATGGTCTCCGTAAGAGGCTGATCGGCTCACAGGTGGCCGACGCCGAGGGGCTTTCTCCTGTGGCGGATGGCTTTGCATTCTTTGATGCGCTGGATTCCCTGGTCGGACGGGTTAACGGACTCAGTGGATCGAACGGCGCTATCTATACCAACAGTGAGATAATCGCCAAGGTCAAGTCGGGATTCCGGCGACTCGGAGGGAGCGAACTCCTTGTGAGCGAGATCGGGGGAAAGCGCGCGCCCACGTGGAACGGTGTTCCTCTTCTGGACGCCGGCCAGAATCTCGACGGCACGGACGTTATCCCGCTGACAATCGGCGAGGACGGCAAGGAGACCAGCGATATGTACGCCGTCCGCTTCGGCGCGTCTGAGGCTGACACCGGGGTAACCGGGCTCACCAACGGCGGGATTCAGGCAACCGATTTGGGCGAGGCCCACGAAAAGCCGGTGTTTCGGACCCGGATTGATTTCTACTGCGGACTCGCCATGTTCGGTGGTAAGGCTGCCGCACGCCTCCGGGGCGTAGCGAACGGCTGA
- a CDS encoding phage terminase small subunit P27 family has protein sequence MADRYRPMSAVQRAREGNPSKTSIKEGVVIPRAILTESDWSEVFKTSPDPAVESANERCRNVASTEWRRVVPVLEVAAGIGEVDHATVKDLCVCVARIDQAERDLSERGLMVTAERGTVKNGAATIAAQYRTQLARYIRELGLSPSARIAITAPEFDDDDSDIWD, from the coding sequence GTGGCCGACCGATACCGGCCCATGTCCGCTGTCCAGCGGGCCCGCGAGGGTAACCCGTCAAAGACATCGATCAAAGAGGGAGTGGTAATCCCTCGCGCGATCCTCACCGAGTCGGATTGGAGCGAGGTTTTCAAGACCTCACCTGATCCCGCCGTTGAATCAGCGAACGAGCGTTGCCGGAATGTGGCATCCACTGAATGGCGGCGCGTAGTACCGGTGTTGGAAGTTGCCGCCGGTATTGGTGAAGTGGACCACGCGACCGTCAAAGACTTGTGCGTGTGTGTCGCACGGATCGACCAGGCGGAACGGGATCTCTCAGAGCGCGGGCTGATGGTGACTGCCGAGCGTGGAACGGTGAAGAACGGCGCCGCAACGATCGCAGCGCAGTACCGGACGCAACTCGCACGATATATCCGGGAGTTGGGTCTCTCGCCGAGTGCGCGGATCGCTATCACTGCGCCGGAATTCGATGATGACGACTCGGATATCTGGGACTGA
- a CDS encoding HNH endonuclease, which yields MRCIDCTEPATHRGRCKTHHGAYEGRPSVRSRRARGRRRANRRDAAARLRRRVQERGSAWCDWCLGDFPAGGVDVDHVRPLALGGEDTDSNVQVLCHGCHQLKTRTEFGHAA from the coding sequence ATGCGCTGTATCGACTGCACCGAGCCCGCCACGCACCGGGGCCGCTGTAAGACGCACCACGGGGCGTACGAGGGACGGCCGAGCGTCCGTTCCCGACGGGCACGGGGTAGGCGTCGTGCGAACCGTCGTGACGCTGCTGCGAGGCTTCGCCGGCGAGTGCAGGAACGGGGCTCGGCCTGGTGCGACTGGTGTTTGGGCGACTTCCCTGCGGGCGGGGTGGACGTGGACCACGTGCGGCCCCTCGCCCTTGGTGGCGAGGATACGGACAGCAATGTGCAAGTGCTGTGCCACGGCTGCCACCAGCTCAAGACGCGTACCGAGTTCGGGCACGCGGCCTAG
- a CDS encoding recombinase family protein produces MNNVASTPDDRPEADLLLRKSKIVREGERALSIRAQEERGRAWAAENGYRVRRVWKENLSAWSDVKRPMYDAAMDAVLGGEVPALWCYALDRFSRKGAEAVVPILGKARVIFDYERLDSMDERDRRWIIDRAENAREYSQRLSHNVRGTKNRQRNEGRWLAKAPFGLVAHPDTRRLSPNRAPYLCLIEGRREISPWEVVVRIFKEIAEGVSSRALSRKLNAEGICTSTGKSWTGAGIRAIIVHPAYEGWLTLTHSGKVPAHYVNEAGQRVRCVDDTVLPEMIPAETASRARRILSGHQTIVNTTTPTPGRSLHALTGRLRCTGCGYAMSKDADSYVCQQHAGGGHCPAPASATRTALEKYVVAEWAAKLGETGDEDELMIAVAERWQVLTRPEETQAVRDARAELKAAQAKLDKFMADDAADFYTGRSARYRIPHKNAAERRLDKAEARIRELTGDTRVDVSVLMDGDALTKWEGSDPATRRDLLGLAIDTIHVTKAAKRGIKFNGDQRVTIEWATPEPTTDDYTEAA; encoded by the coding sequence ATGAACAACGTAGCGAGCACGCCCGACGACCGGCCCGAAGCCGACCTGTTGCTGAGGAAGTCCAAGATCGTCCGCGAGGGTGAACGCGCCCTCTCCATCCGTGCGCAGGAAGAGCGGGGCCGTGCGTGGGCCGCTGAGAACGGCTACCGGGTGCGGCGGGTGTGGAAGGAGAACCTGTCTGCCTGGTCGGACGTGAAGCGGCCCATGTATGACGCTGCCATGGACGCCGTACTCGGCGGAGAGGTCCCCGCGCTCTGGTGCTACGCGCTCGACCGGTTCAGCCGCAAGGGTGCCGAAGCCGTGGTGCCGATCCTCGGCAAAGCACGCGTGATCTTCGATTACGAGCGGCTCGACTCGATGGACGAGCGCGACCGCCGATGGATCATCGACCGCGCGGAGAACGCCCGCGAATACTCCCAGCGCCTGTCCCACAACGTGCGGGGGACGAAGAACAGGCAGCGCAACGAGGGACGCTGGCTCGCCAAAGCGCCGTTCGGCCTGGTCGCCCACCCGGACACGCGCCGGCTCTCCCCCAACCGTGCCCCGTACCTGTGCCTGATTGAGGGCCGCCGCGAGATCTCCCCGTGGGAAGTGGTCGTCCGCATCTTCAAGGAGATCGCCGAGGGCGTGTCCTCGCGTGCCCTGTCCCGCAAGCTCAACGCCGAGGGCATCTGCACATCCACGGGGAAGTCATGGACCGGCGCGGGGATACGGGCAATCATCGTCCACCCCGCCTATGAGGGATGGCTCACCCTCACGCACTCCGGGAAGGTGCCCGCGCACTACGTCAACGAAGCCGGACAGCGTGTCCGCTGCGTCGATGACACCGTTCTGCCCGAGATGATTCCGGCCGAGACAGCGTCCCGCGCACGACGGATCCTCAGCGGACACCAAACCATCGTCAACACCACCACACCCACCCCCGGCCGCAGCCTCCACGCACTCACCGGACGACTCCGCTGCACCGGATGCGGATACGCCATGTCCAAAGACGCAGACTCCTACGTGTGCCAGCAGCACGCGGGCGGTGGACACTGCCCCGCCCCCGCATCCGCCACCCGCACCGCACTGGAAAAGTACGTCGTCGCCGAATGGGCCGCGAAACTCGGCGAGACAGGCGACGAAGACGAACTCATGATCGCCGTAGCCGAACGCTGGCAGGTACTCACCCGCCCCGAAGAAACACAGGCAGTCCGGGACGCACGCGCCGAACTCAAAGCAGCACAAGCCAAACTCGACAAGTTCATGGCCGACGACGCAGCAGACTTCTACACCGGACGCTCCGCCCGCTATCGCATCCCCCACAAGAACGCCGCCGAACGCCGACTCGACAAGGCCGAAGCACGCATCCGGGAACTCACCGGAGACACACGGGTGGACGTCTCGGTCCTCATGGACGGCGACGCGCTCACCAAGTGGGAAGGCTCCGACCCCGCCACGCGACGCGACCTGTTGGGCCTCGCCATCGACACCATCCACGTCACCAAAGCAGCCAAACGCGGAATCAAGTTCAACGGCGACCAGCGCGTCACCATCGAATGGGCCACCCCCGAACCCACCACAGACGACTACACCGAAGCCGCATAG
- a CDS encoding DUF397 domain-containing protein has translation MSYRTGPEVVPEQSWFKSSYSQEIGTNCLEIADLAGAGHVGVRDSKHKTGPALVVSATAWAAFVGGVRQ, from the coding sequence ATGAGTTACCGCACAGGCCCTGAAGTAGTCCCCGAACAGTCCTGGTTCAAGTCGTCGTACAGCCAGGAGATCGGCACCAACTGCCTGGAGATCGCCGACCTCGCCGGCGCCGGTCACGTCGGCGTCCGCGACTCCAAGCACAAGACCGGCCCGGCCCTCGTGGTCTCGGCCACGGCGTGGGCCGCGTTCGTCGGTGGCGTGCGGCAGTGA
- a CDS encoding helix-turn-helix domain-containing protein, with the protein MQLGWELKQLRDKAGFTLAQAVDGLTFSPSKLHRTENGLTGLPKVQDLKDLLDRYGVEDQEDVDFLVEIHRDSLNRGWWSVYRSVMPSGMSMFIGLESGARSVRAWQPNVVYGLLQTERYARELFLAAKFVEETTTEFVERHTQIRMQRKDLLTRRSSPLELWVILDEASLRRVVGSRDVMLEQYEEIAKFIRADNVTVQILPMATATFRSGSNFALMDFGAPLPAIAQVDATWGSNISDKEVEIWSFTRRFDALRAAALPPGETAAFLERLAREN; encoded by the coding sequence ATGCAACTCGGCTGGGAACTGAAGCAGTTGCGGGACAAGGCCGGTTTCACCCTTGCTCAGGCGGTCGACGGGTTGACGTTCTCCCCGTCCAAGCTGCACCGCACGGAGAACGGGCTGACCGGTCTGCCGAAGGTTCAGGACTTGAAGGACCTGCTGGACCGTTATGGGGTTGAGGACCAGGAGGACGTGGACTTCCTGGTGGAGATCCACCGCGACTCGCTCAACCGGGGCTGGTGGTCCGTCTATCGCAGCGTTATGCCGTCCGGTATGAGCATGTTCATCGGGCTGGAGAGCGGCGCGCGTAGTGTCCGTGCCTGGCAGCCGAACGTGGTGTACGGGCTGCTCCAGACGGAGCGTTACGCGCGTGAGCTGTTCCTGGCTGCGAAGTTCGTCGAAGAGACAACAACCGAGTTTGTGGAGCGCCACACTCAGATCCGGATGCAGCGCAAGGACTTGCTGACTCGTAGGAGCAGTCCGCTGGAGCTGTGGGTCATTCTGGACGAGGCTTCGCTGAGGAGGGTGGTCGGCAGCAGGGACGTGATGCTTGAGCAGTACGAAGAGATCGCCAAGTTCATTCGCGCGGACAATGTGACCGTCCAGATCCTTCCGATGGCTACAGCTACGTTCCGGAGCGGCTCCAACTTCGCTTTGATGGACTTCGGTGCTCCGCTGCCAGCCATCGCGCAGGTTGACGCGACCTGGGGGTCGAACATCTCGGATAAGGAGGTGGAGATCTGGTCCTTCACCCGTAGATTCGATGCCCTGCGGGCAGCTGCTCTCCCGCCGGGCGAGACGGCCGCTTTCCTGGAACGACTAGCGCGAGAGAACTGA
- a CDS encoding ATP-binding protein translates to MPLHHPADPARSNRPPFILSALEAHGALPSPTGRPAYTQTLPCAPESARRARLLVSAACTAWELAGLVDSATLIVSELLANSVEHSGSRLVRVVVSHPEHGRVRVAVADNSRTQPTPRTAPDNAEDGRGLAVVQALADRWGTDVRRWGKLVWAECATAERATKDKVREP, encoded by the coding sequence ATGCCCCTCCACCACCCGGCCGACCCCGCCCGCTCCAACCGCCCCCCGTTCATACTGAGCGCGCTGGAGGCGCACGGCGCTCTCCCCTCCCCCACCGGGCGGCCCGCGTACACGCAGACGCTGCCCTGCGCGCCCGAGTCGGCCCGCCGGGCGCGGCTGCTGGTGAGTGCCGCCTGTACGGCGTGGGAACTGGCCGGACTTGTGGACAGCGCGACGCTGATCGTGTCGGAGTTGCTGGCCAACTCCGTTGAGCACAGCGGTAGTCGGCTGGTACGGGTGGTCGTGTCACACCCCGAGCACGGCCGCGTACGGGTAGCCGTGGCGGACAACTCCCGCACACAGCCCACCCCACGCACCGCGCCCGACAACGCCGAGGACGGACGTGGCCTCGCCGTCGTCCAGGCCCTCGCGGACCGGTGGGGTACGGACGTCAGACGCTGGGGGAAGCTGGTGTGGGCCGAGTGCGCCACGGCCGAGCGCGCCACGAAGGACAAGGTCCGCGAGCCGTGA
- the glmM gene encoding phosphoglucosamine mutase gives MGRLFGTDGVRGVANADLTAELALGLSVAAAHVLGEVGTFEGHRPTAVVGRDPRASGEFLEAAVVAGLASAGVDVLRVGVLPTPAVAYLTGVLGADLGVMLSASHNAMPDNGIKFFARGGHKLADDLEDRIEKIYEEHRTGEPWARPTGGGVGRVRTYDEGFDQYVAHLIAVLPNRLDGLKVVLDEAHGAAARVSPEAFARAGAEVITIGAEPDGLNINDGCGSTHLGLLKAAVVEHGADFGIAHDGDADRCLAVDGTGAEVDGDQILAVLALAMREAGTLRGDAVVGTVMSNLGFKMAMEREGIHLVETAVGDRYVLESMKEHGYALGGEQSGHVIVLDHATTGDGTLTGLMLAARVAATGRTLADLAGVMDRLPQVLVNVPDVDKSRVKTSAELATAVTEAERDLGTTGRVLLRPSGTEPLVRVMVEAADIDQARAVAGRLADAVKVALG, from the coding sequence GTGGGACGACTCTTCGGCACGGACGGCGTGCGCGGTGTCGCCAACGCCGATCTGACGGCTGAGCTGGCGCTCGGGCTGTCGGTGGCGGCGGCGCATGTGCTCGGCGAAGTGGGGACGTTCGAGGGGCATCGGCCCACGGCGGTGGTCGGGCGCGATCCGCGCGCGTCCGGCGAGTTCCTGGAGGCGGCGGTCGTGGCCGGCCTCGCGAGCGCGGGCGTGGACGTCCTGCGCGTCGGTGTGCTGCCCACCCCCGCGGTGGCGTATCTCACCGGTGTGCTGGGCGCCGACCTCGGCGTGATGCTCTCCGCGAGCCACAACGCCATGCCCGACAACGGCATCAAGTTCTTCGCGCGCGGCGGCCACAAGCTCGCCGACGATCTTGAGGACCGGATCGAGAAGATCTACGAGGAGCACCGCACCGGCGAGCCGTGGGCGCGGCCGACCGGCGGGGGCGTCGGGCGGGTCCGTACGTACGACGAGGGCTTCGACCAGTACGTGGCGCATCTGATCGCCGTACTGCCGAACCGGCTCGACGGCCTCAAGGTCGTCCTCGACGAGGCGCACGGCGCGGCGGCCCGGGTCTCCCCGGAGGCGTTCGCGCGCGCGGGCGCCGAGGTCATCACGATCGGCGCCGAGCCGGACGGGCTGAACATCAACGACGGCTGCGGCTCCACCCACCTCGGGCTGCTCAAGGCCGCGGTCGTCGAGCACGGCGCGGACTTCGGCATCGCCCACGACGGCGACGCGGACCGCTGCCTGGCCGTGGACGGTACGGGTGCGGAGGTCGACGGCGACCAGATCCTCGCGGTGCTCGCGCTGGCGATGCGCGAGGCGGGCACGCTGCGCGGCGACGCGGTCGTGGGGACGGTCATGTCCAACCTCGGCTTCAAGATGGCGATGGAGCGCGAGGGCATCCACCTGGTGGAGACCGCGGTGGGCGACCGGTACGTCCTCGAATCCATGAAGGAGCACGGCTACGCCCTCGGCGGCGAGCAGTCGGGCCATGTCATCGTCCTCGACCACGCCACCACCGGCGACGGCACGCTGACGGGCCTGATGCTCGCGGCCCGCGTCGCCGCGACCGGCCGTACGCTGGCCGACCTGGCCGGCGTCATGGACCGGCTGCCTCAGGTCCTCGTCAACGTCCCCGACGTCGACAAGTCGCGGGTCAAGACCTCGGCGGAGCTGGCGACGGCGGTCACCGAGGCGGAACGCGACCTCGGCACGACGGGCCGCGTCCTGCTGCGCCCCTCGGGCACGGAACCGCTGGTACGGGTCATGGTCGAGGCGGCCGACATCGACCAGGCCCGCGCGGTGGCGGGGCGACTGGCGGACGCGGTGAAGGTGGCGCTGGGCTGA
- the rpsI gene encoding 30S ribosomal protein S9: MAETTVETPVEGAEVEETFDAVTTFESEVPLEGEYTSESLAGRFGDPQPAAGLGRRKNAIARVRIVPGSGKWKINGRTLEDYFPNKVHQQAVNEPFKVLELDNRYDVIARISGGGVSGQAGALRLGVARSLNEADVDNNRATLKKAGFLSRDDRAVERKKAGLKKARKAPQYSKR, from the coding sequence GTGGCCGAGACCACTGTTGAGACCCCCGTCGAAGGCGCTGAGGTCGAGGAGACCTTCGACGCCGTGACGACCTTCGAGTCGGAGGTGCCCCTGGAGGGCGAGTACACCTCCGAGTCGCTGGCGGGCCGCTTCGGCGACCCGCAGCCGGCCGCCGGCCTGGGCCGCCGCAAGAACGCCATCGCCCGTGTCCGGATCGTCCCGGGCAGTGGCAAGTGGAAGATCAACGGTCGCACCCTTGAGGACTACTTCCCCAACAAGGTGCACCAGCAGGCTGTCAACGAGCCCTTCAAGGTGCTTGAGCTGGACAACCGCTACGACGTCATCGCCCGTATCTCGGGTGGCGGCGTCTCCGGCCAGGCCGGCGCGCTGCGTCTCGGTGTGGCCCGCTCGCTGAACGAGGCGGACGTGGACAACAACCGCGCCACGCTGAAGAAGGCCGGCTTCCTGAGCCGCGACGACCGTGCGGTCGAGCGCAAGAAGGCCGGTCTCAAGAAGGCCCGCAAGGCGCCGCAGTACAGCAAGCGTTAA
- the rplM gene encoding 50S ribosomal protein L13 has protein sequence MRTYSPKPGDVTRQWHIIDAQDIVLGRLATTAANLLRGKHKAIYAPHVDTGDFVIIVNADKVHLSGNKKTQKMAYRHSGYPGGLRSVRYDELLAKNPEKAVEKAIKGMIPKNTLGRQMLSKLKVYSGDQHPHAAQQPVPFEITQVAQ, from the coding sequence GTGCGTACGTACAGCCCCAAGCCCGGCGATGTGACGCGCCAGTGGCACATCATCGACGCGCAGGACATCGTCCTGGGCCGTCTGGCGACCACCGCCGCCAACCTTCTGCGCGGTAAGCACAAGGCGATCTACGCCCCCCACGTCGACACCGGTGACTTCGTCATCATCGTCAACGCGGACAAGGTGCACCTGTCCGGCAACAAGAAGACCCAGAAGATGGCGTACCGCCACTCCGGTTACCCGGGTGGTCTGCGCTCCGTCCGTTACGACGAGCTGCTCGCCAAGAACCCCGAGAAGGCCGTCGAAAAGGCCATCAAGGGCATGATCCCCAAGAACACCCTGGGCCGTCAGATGCTTTCGAAGCTGAAGGTCTACTCGGGCGACCAGCACCCGCACGCTGCCCAGCAGCCGGTGCCGTTCGAGATCACCCAGGTCGCGCAGTAA